A window from Danio aesculapii chromosome 6, fDanAes4.1, whole genome shotgun sequence encodes these proteins:
- the crygm4 gene encoding crystallin, gamma M4, translating to MNKIVFYEDRNFQGRSYETSSDCPELSLFLSRCSSCRVENGCFMVYDRSNFIGNQFFLRRGEYADCKRMGLSDSIRSCRTIPQHRGTFRMRIYEKENFGGMSYELTDDCESTADRFRLSEMRSCHVMDGHWLLYEQPHYRSRMLYLRPGEYRSFRDTGISFRFSSLRRIMEPCN from the exons ATGAACAAG ATTGTTTTCTACGAGGACAGAAACTTCCAGGGCCGTTCCTATGAGACCAGCAGTGACTGTCCAGAGCTCAGCCTGTTTCTGAGCCGCTGCAGCTCCTGCCGGGTGGAGAACGGCTGCTTCATGGTCTACGATCGCTCCAACTTCATTGGAAACCAGTTTTTCCTGCGGCGCGGTGAGTATGCGGACTGCAAGAGGATGGGTTTGAGCGACTCCATCAGATCCTGCCGTACCATTCCTCAG CACCGCGGAACCTTCAGGATGCGGATCTATGAGAAGGAAAACTTTGGCGGGATGAGCTATGAGCTGACGGATGACTGCGAGTCCACGGCGGACCGGTTCCGGCTGTCGGAGATGCGCTCCTGCCACGTGATGGACGGCCACTGGCTGCTGTATGAGCAGCCGCATTACAGGAGCCGCATGCTGTACCTGCGGCCAGGGGAATACCGCAGCTTCAGAGACACAGGCATCAGCTTCAGGTTCAGCTCCCTGCGCAGAATCATGGAGCCCTGCAACTAA
- the sowahcb gene encoding sosondowah ankyrin repeat domain family Cb has protein sequence MATECSQHAVLCFIKERGGRVKNGDLADYFRATSPQEPALKQEAREAFKRHVDTVAYVKEENGEKYVCLRKRFRACPRSSRGERANTDDPARAQTPASGYGTADAGGAETHPHISDEGVNGRTEAELRAHMENSDSSRSAEHRPKAAEQPEERAAGTGKEERDGPKSPGQVSSSPAVQQRDSGEPPGRCKECPRADSDYEAAAVTLEPLEHAWMMSASDGHWESLRPLLHTEPALVARKDFVTGFTCLHWAAKLGKHELIVLLVRFAREHRVTVNVNARSSAGYTPLHLAAMHNHLEVVKLLIGALDADVEARDYYGRKACQYLKSDVAQNILEIAGACAEAAGAGEAEAEGEGEVGRWRLSRVLQSSFRPLRIQNQNQDCSDEDSVAKQKPLRRKSSFTKMKPRVRLRAQIVHSTSLMDRFEKEESPKLSRPKSNLFG, from the coding sequence ATGGCGACTGAATGCAGCCAGCACGCGGTGTTATGCTTCATAAAGGAGAGAGGAGGACGCGTGAAGAACGGGGATTTGGCGGATTATTTTCGAGCGACGAGCCCACAGGAGCCCGCATTAAAACAAGAGGCGAGAGAAGCCTTTAAACGGCACGTAGACACCGTGGCTTacgtgaaggaggagaatggcgAGAAATACGTTTGCCTAAGGAAGAGATTTCGGGCATGCCCGCGGAGCTCCAGGGGAGAGCGGGCGAACACCGATGACCCTGCACGGGCCCAGACGCCCGCCTCAGGTTACGGAACTGCTGATGCAGGAGGCGCAGAAACACACCCGCATATTTCTGACGAGGGTGTGAACGGCAGAACAGAAGCTGAACTCCGCGCGCACATGGAGAACTCGGACAGCAGCAGATCAGCCGAACACCGGCCGAAAGCAGCCGAGCAGCCGGAAGAGAGAGCCGCGGGAACCGGGAAGGAGGAGCGCGATGGACCGAAAAGCCCCGGGCAGGTCAGCAGCAGCCCGGCGGTGCAGCAGCGGGACTCCGGCGAGCCCCCGGGCAGGTGTAAGGAGTGTCCGCGGGCCGACAGCGATTATGAGGCCGCCGCGGTGACGCTGGAGCCGCTGGAGCACGCGTGGATGATGAGCGCGTCTGACGGGCACTGGGAGAGCCTGCGCCCGCTGCTGCACACCGAACCCGCGCTCGTGGCCCGGAAAGACTTCGTGACGGGCTTTACCTGCCTGCACTGGGCGGCAAAACTCGGCAAACACGAGCTGATCGTCCTGCTCGTTCGGTTCGCCAGAGAGCACCGGGTCACCGTTAACGTGAACGCGCGTTCCAGCGCCGGATACACGCCTCTACACCTGGCGGCGATGCACAATCACCTGGAGGTCGTCAAACTGTTAATCGGAGCGCTTGATGCGGATGTGGAGGCTCGGGATTACTACGGCAGGAAAGCGTGTCAGTACCTGAAGAGCGACGTTGCGCAAAACATCCTGGAGATCGCGGGCGCGTGCGCAGAGGCCGCGGGCGCGGGAGAGGCAGAGGCAGAGGGAGAAGGAGAGGTAGGCCGCTGGAGGCTGTCGAGGGTTCTGCAGTCCAGCTTCAGGCCTCTGAGGATCCAGAACCAGAATCAGGACTGCAGCGATGAGGACAGCGTAGCCAAGCAGAAACCCCTGCGCAGAAAATCCTCCTTCACCAAGATGAAGCCCCGAGTCCGGCTGCGGGCGCAGATAGTCCACAGCACCTCTCTAATGGACAGGTTTGAGAAAGAAGAATCCCCAAAGCTCTCCAGACCCAAATCTAACCTCTTCGGGTGA